Proteins encoded together in one Polypterus senegalus isolate Bchr_013 chromosome 16, ASM1683550v1, whole genome shotgun sequence window:
- the ccdc28a gene encoding coiled-coil domain-containing protein 28A, translating to MEEKKSKRRSPKNSTSQAASTSNFKKNPAVSNKSTGFSNTGAQAASQKSKFKRGTKERPKTQPTSGKGAQPGTVQHSFLTDVSDVQEMEKGLLGLLNDFHSGKLQAFGNECSIDQMEQVREMQEKLAKLHFDLYGEVEEMPEDQRKSEKDGNLEKLLNNLEELSSSIQKLHLADNQDVPRTSAV from the exons ATGGAAGAGAAGAAGAGCAAGAGAAGAAGCCCCAAGAACTCCACGTCCCAGGCAGCTTCTACTAGTAACTTCAAGAAAAATCCGGCTGTTAGTAATAAAAGTACCGGCTTTTCCAACACGGGGGCGCAGGCGGCAAGCCAAAAGAGCAAGTTTAAAAG AGGCACAAAGGAGCGTCCAAAAACCCAGCCTACATCAGGAAAGGGTGCCCAGCCTGGCACTGTACAACACTCCTTTCTGACTGATGTTTCTGATGTTCAGGAGATGGAAAAGGGTTTACTTGGCCTCCTCAATGACTTCCATTCAGGAAAACTCCAGGCATTTG GTAATGAGTGCTCCATTGATCAGATGGAGCAAGTACGTGAGATGCAAGAGAAACTGGCTAAACTGCACTTTGACCTCTATGGAGAAGTTGAAGAGATGCCAGAGGACCAAAGAAAATCGGAGAAAGATGGCAATTTAGAAAAGCTGCTTAACAAT CTAGAAGAACTGAGTTCCTCAAT